One Azospirillum sp. B510 genomic window carries:
- a CDS encoding tRNA-binding protein, with amino-acid sequence MTISYDDFAKVDIRVGTIRAVDPFPEARKPAYKLTIDFGGEIGTRRSSAQITGHYTAEALVGRQVLAVVNFPPKRIGPFTSEVLCLGLPDAGGAVVLVGPDQVVPDGARLF; translated from the coding sequence ATGACCATCAGCTATGACGATTTCGCCAAGGTCGATATCCGTGTCGGCACCATCCGCGCCGTCGATCCCTTCCCGGAGGCCCGCAAGCCGGCCTACAAGCTGACCATCGATTTCGGCGGAGAGATCGGCACCAGGCGCAGTTCCGCCCAGATCACCGGCCATTACACCGCCGAGGCGCTGGTCGGCCGGCAGGTGCTGGCGGTGGTGAATTTTCCGCCCAAGCGGATCGGCCCCTTCACCAGCGAGGTTCTGTGTCTCGGCCTGCCCGACGCCGGGGGCGCCGTGGTGCTGGTCGGCCCGGATCAGGTGGTGCCGGACGGCGCCCGGCTGTTCTGA